From Antennarius striatus isolate MH-2024 chromosome 9, ASM4005453v1, whole genome shotgun sequence, one genomic window encodes:
- the si:dkey-7j14.6 gene encoding high affinity immunoglobulin epsilon receptor subunit beta yields MTSTSVTKVGGVVIVTQVIPQDENAIQLQTPPVAAQAPPPVADSFLPTMKTTPPARKTPPTVPTKVDEMTATFLRGQPHGLGVVQILIGLLCILFSLSAAYHPFLLLHAPFCLAVSFVISGAVSLAAVGRTSASLVWNSLVWNVISTIMGLVGVAYLCWLLADRPPSERFCDSGTWGGIVPTRSEISSCADKLWLLDVCLYGPLGLLLVLMVLQVCVAVTLSVFSGLSISRCHHHSPFTANGGDNSNPLLSDSQDSDVGLLDSDGEEASRLPPN; encoded by the exons ATGACGTCCACATCGGTCACTAAAGTGGGCGGGGTCGTGATCGTCACCCAGGTGATTCCTCAGGATGAGAACGCCATCCAGCTCCAAACGCCTCCTGTGGCggctcaggccccgccccctgtagCTGACAGCTTTTTACCAACGATGAAGACCACGCCCCCAGCCAGAAAGACCCCGCCCACTGTTCCCACCAAGGTGGATGAGATGACCGCCACCTTCCTGCGAGGCCAACCACACGGGCTGGGG GTGGTCCAGATCCTGATTGGTCTGCTGTGTATCCTGTTCAGCCTGAGCGCCGCCTACCACCCCTTCCTGCTGCTCCACGCTCCGTTCTGTCTGGCCGTCTCT TTCGTGATCTCAGGCGCGGTGTCCCTGGCGGCGGTGGGACGGACCAGCGCCAGTCTG GTCTGGAACTCTCTGGTCTGGAACGTGATCAGCACCATCATGGggctggtgggcgtggcctacCTCTGCTGGCTGCTGGCGGACCGCCCCCCCTCTGAGCGCTTCTGTGACTCTGGGACCTGGGGGGGGATCGTTCCTACGCGCTCCGAGATCAGCAGCTGCGCCGACAAGCTGTGGCTGCTGGAC gtgtgtctgTACGGTCCTCTGGGTCTCCTCCTGGTCCTGATGGTGCTCCAGGTGTGTGTTGCCGTCACCCTGTCTGTGTTCTCTGGACTATCCATCAGCCGCTGCCACCACCACAGCCCGTTCACG gCGAATGGGGGGGACAACAGCAACCCCCTGCTGAGCGACTCCCAGGACAGCGATGTCGGCCTGTTGGACAGCGACGGCGAGGAAGCCTCCCGACTTCCTCCAAACTGA
- the nudt17 gene encoding nucleoside diphosphate-linked moiety X motif 17 isoform X1 produces the protein MEQLQRGRSLFSGARPDLGLDPTVVHSRKLFLEGCVICCQSLVGHFGDSGADEVEVCWSLKRNQVILSGGREGRGTLLKRPALCPMKHLSATEAAAIPLDVQQRGVDVGVAILLQTSNQRVLLTRRTKELRIFPNIWVAPGGHVEPQETLLDAGLRELREETGLELGPEETSPKILGLWESVYPPMLSRGLPQRHHLVIFMLLRSSRSHLQLQASLAPCPAEVSACLWADRRLSGAIASAVDGEPLPVGPDDLLSSVSVSLVSPGGGLSDTSLPVSVFVSRVPVTVPDVEQVSSGTRFALKQWLKRPVTSDPSGSASSVLF, from the exons ATGGAGCAGCTCCAGCGCGGGCGCAGTTTGTTCAG TGGGGCCAGACCAGACCTGGGATTAGACCCTACTGTGGTCCATAGCAGGAAGTTGTTCCTGGAAGGGTGTGTCATCTGTTGTCAGAGTCTTGTCGGTCATTTCGGGGACTCGGGTGCCGATGAGGTGGAGGTGTGTTGGTCCTTGAAGAGAAACCAAGTCATCCTCTCCGGTGGACGTGAAGGTCGTGGGACTCTTCTCAAG AGACCTGCTCTCTGTCCCATGAAGCACCTGTCAGCCACTGAGGCAGCTGCAATCCCATTGGATGTTCAGCAACGTGGGGTAGATGTGGGCGTAGCCATCCTCCTTcagacgtccaatcagagagTGTTGCTGACCCGGCGGACAAAGGAGCTCAGGATATTTCCCAACATCTGGGTCGCTCCAG GCGGCCATGTGGAGCCCCAGGAGACG CTGCTGGACGCAGGACTCAGGGAGTTACGGGAGGAAACCGGACTGGAACTGGGACCAGAGGAGACCTCTCCAAAAATACTGGGACTCTGGGAG TCGGTGTACCCCCCCATGCTGTCCAGAGGTCTTCCTCAGAGACATCACCTCGTCATCTTCATGCTGCTCCGATCCTCCCGGTCTCACCTGCAGCTCCAG GCGTCTCTGGCCCCGTGTCCCGCTGAGGTCAGCGCCTGCCTGTGGGCCGACCGGCGGCTCTCAGGGGCCATCGCGTCTGCCGTGGACGGCGAGCCCCTGCCGGTCGGACCGGACGACCTGCTGAGCAGCGTCAG CGTGTCCCTGGTTTCACCTGGAGGGGGTCTGAGTGACACCTCCCTGCCCGTGAGTGTGTTTGTCAGCCGCGTTCCGGTCACCGTTCCAGACGTGGAGCAGGTCAGCTCCGGGACCAGGTTTGCCTTGAAGCAGTGGCTGAAGAGaccggtgacctctgaccccagcgGCTCCGCCTCCTCTGTTCTGTTCTAA
- the nudt17 gene encoding nucleoside diphosphate-linked moiety X motif 17 isoform X2, giving the protein METVRRVLVYVSKDGAAPARAQFVQSLVGHFGDSGADEVEVCWSLKRNQVILSGGREGRGTLLKRPALCPMKHLSATEAAAIPLDVQQRGVDVGVAILLQTSNQRVLLTRRTKELRIFPNIWVAPGGHVEPQETLLDAGLRELREETGLELGPEETSPKILGLWESVYPPMLSRGLPQRHHLVIFMLLRSSRSHLQLQASLAPCPAEVSACLWADRRLSGAIASAVDGEPLPVGPDDLLSSVSVSLVSPGGGLSDTSLPVSVFVSRVPVTVPDVEQVSSGTRFALKQWLKRPVTSDPSGSASSVLF; this is encoded by the exons ATGGAAACGGTGAGGAGGGTCCTGGTCTACGTCTCCAAAGATGGAGCAGCTCCAGCGCGGGCGCAGTTTGTTCAG AGTCTTGTCGGTCATTTCGGGGACTCGGGTGCCGATGAGGTGGAGGTGTGTTGGTCCTTGAAGAGAAACCAAGTCATCCTCTCCGGTGGACGTGAAGGTCGTGGGACTCTTCTCAAG AGACCTGCTCTCTGTCCCATGAAGCACCTGTCAGCCACTGAGGCAGCTGCAATCCCATTGGATGTTCAGCAACGTGGGGTAGATGTGGGCGTAGCCATCCTCCTTcagacgtccaatcagagagTGTTGCTGACCCGGCGGACAAAGGAGCTCAGGATATTTCCCAACATCTGGGTCGCTCCAG GCGGCCATGTGGAGCCCCAGGAGACG CTGCTGGACGCAGGACTCAGGGAGTTACGGGAGGAAACCGGACTGGAACTGGGACCAGAGGAGACCTCTCCAAAAATACTGGGACTCTGGGAG TCGGTGTACCCCCCCATGCTGTCCAGAGGTCTTCCTCAGAGACATCACCTCGTCATCTTCATGCTGCTCCGATCCTCCCGGTCTCACCTGCAGCTCCAG GCGTCTCTGGCCCCGTGTCCCGCTGAGGTCAGCGCCTGCCTGTGGGCCGACCGGCGGCTCTCAGGGGCCATCGCGTCTGCCGTGGACGGCGAGCCCCTGCCGGTCGGACCGGACGACCTGCTGAGCAGCGTCAG CGTGTCCCTGGTTTCACCTGGAGGGGGTCTGAGTGACACCTCCCTGCCCGTGAGTGTGTTTGTCAGCCGCGTTCCGGTCACCGTTCCAGACGTGGAGCAGGTCAGCTCCGGGACCAGGTTTGCCTTGAAGCAGTGGCTGAAGAGaccggtgacctctgaccccagcgGCTCCGCCTCCTCTGTTCTGTTCTAA
- the LOC137600968 gene encoding semaphorin-4B, whose product MDPSVLLFLCLLSAAGSLPPPRTSVLLNSTDRSVVFFSLPDVLNTTTLLLSNDGSTLYVGARDALLSLDVSQSDVINLKKKVAWSPTERHVDDCRFKVKNPMVDCTNFIRVLQQINSTHLYTCGSHAFSPQEAYVDTDTFSLIQQGSGKGRCPFSPAQRNTALAVDGELFTATTSDFRGEKPLISRHLSKDGRPDVSQDASVKVLEEPTFISSSLDTSHRKLYFFFNEVGSEFRFIDELRIARVAQVCKDDVGGQRTLQKKWTSFAKAPLLCHSPKSHLFPNLQDVFTLQSAGGSDDLDTLFFGVFSAQWSVSPESAVCVFKLQDVRKVFSDHYRTFDMQSHELKLTQEKRSYLGKCGLSNASDSELEEVRKTFLTRDSVRPVGGGPIIVSSDQQYRRVAAMTTRATNGKQYTVLFLLTESGFLHKVVRFDHGAQVIEEVQVFTQPQLFETILLSSSKGVLYVGTSEGVAAVPVARCSTYRTCSQCVLARDPFCGWSRTRRVCTRVQDSPETLAQDLEDVNVDKECQGQRGTVQRTEVYTDLNEVVTLRCQKPSNLATLTWTSPRFSRLSEKLFILLADGAMSFLASDATVGIYNCVAEEGQHKEVVASYCVRQMVSPRAIMPQGNNENHKSTTVRRTPPTSTVTPPQDADGDVPKNEDDPSGTSLKVETDYDESGPKTSIQAGGVFLNPGATNNIQDREGTLDDPHNTTTQRSYYPELVVVSILLAVCFCILMASEVHRRRTDPKIKPLDSPEDPDKTE is encoded by the exons ATGGATCCGTcggtcctcctcttcctctgcctgctgAGCGCCGCCGGGTCGCTGCCTCCGCCTCGAACCTCCGTCCTCCTGA ACTCCACTGACAGGTCTGTGGTGTTCTTCAGCCTCCCAGACGTCCTCAACACAACCACTCTATTGTTAAGCAACGACGGGTCCACCCTGTATGTGGGCGCGCGGGACGCCCTTCTCTCATTGGATGTCAgtcagagtgatgtcatcaacctGAAGAAGAAG GTGGCGTGGAGTCCAACCGAGAGACACGTGGACGACTGTCGCTTCAAAGTGAAGAACCCCATG GTGGACTGTACAAACTTCATACGTGTTTTACAACAGATCAACTCCACCCACCTCTACACCTGTGGCAGCCACGCCTTCAGCCCTCAGGAGGCCTACGTC GACACAGACACCTTCTCCTTGATCCAACAGGGCAGTGGTAAAGGTCGCTGTCCGTTCAGCCCCGCCCAGAGGAACACGGCCCTTGCCGTTG ACGGCGAACTGTTCACCGCCACAACGTCTGACTTCAGAGGAGAGAAACCGCTGATCTCACGACACCTCAGCAAAGATGGCCGCCCGGACGTCAGCCAGGATGCGTCCGTCAAAGTCCTGGAGG AGCCGACGTTCATCAGTTCCTCTTTGGACACGTCGCACCGGAAGCTCTACTTCTTCTTCAATGAAGTCGGGTCAGAGTTCCGCTTCATAGACGAGCTGCGAATCGCCCGGGTGGCTCAAGTGTGCAAG GATGATGTTGGTGGTCAAAGGACTCTGCAGAAGAAGTGGACGTCCTTTGCCAAAGCGCCTCTGCTCTGTCACTCCCCCAAAAGTCACCTGTTCCCAAATCTCCAGGATGTGTTCACCCTTCAATCAGCAGGGGGCAGCGATGACTTGGACACCCTCTTCTTTGGTGTCTTTAGCGCTCAGTG GTCTGTATCTCCAGAGTCAGCCGTATGCGTCTTCAAACTACAGGATGTGAGGAAGGTGTTCTCCGACCACTACAGGACGTTTGACATGCAATCCCACGAGCTGAAGCTGACGCAGGAGAAACGCTCTTACCTAGGAAAG TGTGGATTGAGTAACGCGTCAGATTCTGAGTTAGAAGAGGTGAGGAAGACTTTCCTGACCAGAGACAGCGTCAGACCGGTTGGGGGTGGTCCTATCATCGTTTCATCAGACCAGCAATACCGACGTGTGGCAGCTATGACGACCCGGGCAACCAATGGCAAACAATATACCGTCCTTTTCCTTCTAACAG AGTCTGGATTCCTCCACAAAGTGGTTCGGTTCGATCATGGAGCGCAGGTCATTGAGGAGGTTCAGGTGTTCACACAACCGCAGCTTTTTGAAAccatccttctctcctcctccaag GGAGTACTCTACGTGGGGACCTCAGAGGGCGTGGCTGCTGTGCCTGTGGCCAGGTGCTCCACCTACAGAACATGCAGCCAGTGTGTTCTGGCCAGGGACCCTTTTTGTGGATGGAGTCGCACCAGGAGAGTCTGCACCCGCGTCCAGGACAGCCCAGAGACCTT GGCTCAAGACCTTGAGGACGTCAATGTAGACAAGGAATGTCAGGGACAAAGGGGAACCGTTCAGAGAACAG AAGTCTACACGGACTTGAATGAAGTCGTGACGCTTCGGTGTCAGAAACCGTCCAACCTGGCCACCCTGACCTGGACCTCCCCTCGATTCAGTCGCCTTTCAGAGAAACTCTTCATCCTGTTGGCCGATGGTGCCATGAGCTTCCTGGCCTCCGACGCCACCGTTGGGATCTACAACTGCGTGGCCGAGGAAGGCCAACACAAGGAAGTGGTCGCAAGCTATTGTGTCAGGCAGATGGTGTCTCCACGGGCCATTATGCCCCAAGGGAACAATGAGAACCACAAGTCCACCACCGTAAGGAGGACACCCCCGACCTCAACAGTCACGCCTCCACAAGACGCTGATGGCGATGTACCAAAGAATGAGGATGATCCATCTGGAACCAGCCTGAAGGTCGAGACTGACTACGATGAGTCCGGACCAAAAACCAGCATCCAAGCTGGTGGTGTGTTCCTCAACCCAGGAGCCACAAACAACATCCAGGACAGAGAGGGGACCCTGGATGACCCCCACAATACAACCACACAGAGGAGCTATTATCCCGAGCTGGTTGTGGTTTCCATCCTGTTGGCAGTCTGCTTCTGCATCCTGATGGCCAGTGAAGTCCACCGGAGGAGGACTGACCCCAAGATCAAACCGCTCGACAGCCCAGAAGATCCCGATAAGACGGAGTAG